From Musa acuminata AAA Group cultivar baxijiao unplaced genomic scaffold, Cavendish_Baxijiao_AAA HiC_scaffold_1155, whole genome shotgun sequence, one genomic window encodes:
- the LOC135671748 gene encoding patellin-4-like, whose translation MELQLSPSPSSSSSSSSMGDTTDVVVTDDETTVPENLKSSEKKALLELRTMLEDAIAAGQLLHHPSHRHERSKTRVANSCSVNSSCVKAEEAEEDLSDVSLWGVPLLPSRKHESTDVILLKFLRAREFKAAEALDMIGRTLRWRRDFGVDGMMEGEGGADAAPPQPPPPHLKSAAYIDGRDREGHPVCYNIYGVFKDKDVYRQTFGDEERQEKFLRWRVQLMEQGIKQMSLKPSGAAAMLHIIDFKDSLRPGMRELRSATREIVSIMQDNYPEFVAKNIFLNVSFRYYAYHALFSPFITPRTRSKFIFARPAKVTETLLKFMSPENIPVQYGGLRRGEDDDEFSAENERASELVIRGGGIGRIEIPILEPGVTVVWDITVVGWDVNYREEFIPEDEGSYKILIQNEKKPEECIRNSFYISEPGKVVLTVENRTFKKKRVFYRSKSKPTIPLYDLLSQTQQPQL comes from the exons ATGGAACTGCagctctccccctccccctcatcctcctcctcctcgtcctccatgGGCGACACCACGGATGTGGTCGTCACGGACGACGAGACCACGGTGCCGGAAAACCTCAAATCCAGTGAGAAGAAAGCGCTGCTTGAACTGAGGACAATGCTGGAAGACGCCATCGCGGCTGGTCAGCTCCTCCACCACCCTTCCCATCGCCACGAGAGGAGCAAGACCCGTGTTGCCAACTCTTGTTCGGTGAACTCCTCGTGCGTGAAGgcagaggaggcggaggaggatctGAGCGACGTCTCTTTGTGGGGCGTTCCGCTGTTGCCGAGCAGAAAGCACGAGAGCACCGACGTGATCCTCCTCAAGTTCCTCCGAGCCAGGGAGTTCAAGGCCGCCGAGGCGTTGGACATGATCGGGAGGACGCTGAGATGGAGAAGAGACTTCGGCGTCGACGGGATGATGGAGGGGGAAGGTGGCGCTGACGCAGCGCCGCCGCAGCCGCCACCGCCGCACCTCAAGAGTGCAGCATACATTGACGGCAGAGACAGAGAAGGCCACCCGGTATGCTACAACATCTACGGCGTGTTCAAGGACAAGGACGTGTACCGGCAGACCTTCGGCGACGAGGAGCGGCAGGAGAAGTTCCTCCGCTGGAGAGTGCAACTGATGGAGCAGGGAATCAAGCAGATGAGCCTGAAGCCTAGTGGAGCGGCGGCGATGCTTCACATCATCGACTTCAAGGACTCGCTGAGGCCGGGCATGAGGGAGCTCCGCAGCGCCACCAGAGAGATCGTCTCCATTATGCAGGACAACTATCCCGAGTTCGTCGCAAAGAAC ATATTCTTGAACGTCTCCTTCCGCTACTACGCTTACCATGCACTCTTCTCTCCCTTCATCACTCCAAGAACAAGGAGCAAGTTCATCTTCGCCAGGCCCGCCAAAGTCACGGAAACGCTTCTCAA GTTCATGTCCCCGGAGAACATACCGGTGCAGTACGGTGGCCTGAGAAGGGGGGAGGACGACGACGAGTTCTCAGCTGAAAACGAACGAGCGTCGGAGTTGGTGATCAGAGGCGGAGGAATCGGACGCATCGAAATCCCCATACTGGAG CCAGGGGTGACTGTCGTTTGGGACATCACGGTGGTGGGATGGGACGTGAACTACAGGGAGGAGTTCATCCCGGAAGATGAGGGCTCGTACAAGATCTTGATCCAGAACGAGAAGAAGCCGGAGGAGTGCATCAGGAACTCCTTCTACATCAGCGAGCCGGGGAAGGTGGTGCTGACCGTGGAGAACAGGACGTTCAAGAAGAAGCGAGTGTTCTACAGGTCGAAGAGCAAGCCCACCATCCCCTTGTATGATCTGCTAAGCCAAACACAGCAACCACAGTTGTAG